The genomic window GGCGCCCACGCTCATCCTGGAATTCCCGGCGGACCGGGCGGGCTCCGTCGCCCTGGGCACGGCCGTGACCGCACAGTTCAGCGAGGCCATGGACGTCTCCGGCCTGCTGATGACGCTGCAGCCCGCCGGCGGCGCTCCGCTGCCCGGATCCCTGGATTATGACGCCCCCACGCGCACGGCGGCCTTCACGCCCAGCGTGAACCTGCTCCCGGGCACCACCTACACCGCCTCCGTCGCCGGCGCCCGGGACCTCTCCGGCAACGCGCTGGCCGCGGGCACCTTGCCCGACCCCTGGTCCTTCACCACCGGGACGGCCCTGACGGCCCCCGCGGGCGTGGCCCTGGGCGCCGCCGGGTCCTTCGGGATCATGGCCACTTCAGCCATCGCCAGCACGGGCGCGACCACCATCAACGGGGACGTGTCCCTGGATCCGGGCACCTCCATCACCGGGTTCCCGCCGGGCACCATCAACGGCACGCTCCACGTGGACGACGCCGTGGCCGCCCAGGCCCGTGCCGGCCTCCTGGCCGCCTTCACCAGCGCCAGGGCGCTGCCGCCCGGCACCACGGTGGCCGCCGGCGCCGACCTGGGCGCGGCCTACCCCCTGGGCATCCCCCCGGGCACCTACACCACCGGCAGCACCCTGCTCGTCTCCACCCCGCTCACCCTGGATGGCGGCGGCAATGTGAACGCCGTCTGGATCTTCCAGATCGGCTCCTCGATGACGTCGGGCGCGAGCATGATCCTGGCCAACGGGGCGCGGGCCGCCAACATCTTCTGGGTGCCCGCCCTGGACGCCACCGTCGGCGTGAACACCGTCTTCTACGGCACCATCCTCGCCGGACGCAATGTCACCGGCGCCACCGGGGCCACGGTCCACGGGCGGATCCTCGCGGGCGCCGCCACGGCAGGAACCATCGCCCTTGATGCCAACACCATTAACGTGCCAACCCGGTAATTCCCAACCAAGGAGCAATACATGAAATCGCAATGTCTCGGCCTACTGGCGCTGGCTCTCGCGGGGGGTTCCTTCGCGGCCGCCCAGGATCCCGGCTGGTACCTGGGGGCCAATGTCGGCCAGGCCCGTTCCCGGATCGACAACGGGCAGATCACGTCCAGCCTCCTGGGGGCCGGCTTCACCACCACCGGCTTCCGTGAGCACGAGCGCGACCTGGGCTACAAGGTCTTCGCAGGGTACGCGTTCAACCGTTACTTCGCCCTGGAGGGCGGCTACTTCAACCTCGGGAAATTCGATTTCCGCGCGGACACCCTGCCCCCGGGCACCCTGGACGGGCGCCTCAAGGCCCAGGGCGCCAGCCTCGACGGCGTGGTCAGCCTGCCCTTCACGGACAAATTCTCCGCCTTCGGCCGCCTCGGCGTGAACTACGCTTCGGTGAAGGATTCCTTCGACGGCACCGGCGCCGTGGCCATCACCCGCCCCCGGCTGGGCAAGGACCGGGCGAACTATACGTTCGGCGGCGGACTCCAGTACGATTTCACCCGGAGCGTCAGCCTGCGGGCCGAATTGGAACGCTATCGAATCTCGGATCCCGTCGGCACCAAGGGCGACCTGGACCTGGCCTCCCTGGGCCTGCTGGTCCGGTTCGGACGCCATGCGGCCGTTCCCGCGCCCGCCTACGTCCCCCCCAGGGCCGAAGTCCCCGCGGCGGTGCCGGCTCCGGCTCCGCCGCCGCCCCCTCCCGTCCGCACGCAGGTGTACTGCAGCCTCCTGGATCTCCAGTTCGACATCGACAGCGATGACATCCTGCGCGAGGACAAGGAGAAGCTGGCGGTCGTGGGCAGGTTCATGACCACGTATCCGGCCACCACGGCCGTGATCGAAGGCCACACCGACAACGTGGGCACCTCCGAGCACAACCTGAAGCTGAGCAAGGGCAGGGCGGACGCGGTGGTCGCCTACCTGGTGGACTCCCTGCACATCGCGCCGGCCCGGCTCACGGCCGTGGGCCTCGGCGAGGCGAACCCCCTCGCGAGCAACGACACCGAGGAGGGCAAGCGCCAGAACCGGCGCATCGACGCCGTCATCGTCTGCGCCACGGACATCGAGGGCCTCACGGTGGTTCCGGCCCGCATCACCATGGCCATGGTCATGGAGTTCGACGAGGATCGCGCCGAGGTGCGGCCCGAATACGACAGCGAGCTGCTCAAGGTGGCCACGTTCCTCAAGGCCAACCCCCGCGTGACCGCCACCGTCGAGGGGCACACCGCCAACCTCAAGGGCGACTCCGCCCGCATGGCCGAGCTCTCCAAGCTCAGGGCCCTGAACGTCGTGGATCGCCTCTCCACCCAATTCGGCATCGCCCGGGACCGCCTCACCGCCGAAGGCTTCAGCGACGAACGCCGCTACGCCTACAACTCCACCTTCGCGGGCCAGCAGGAGAACCGCAGGGTCAACATCATCTTCAATTACCCCAAATAGGGGATGCAGCAACCCTCCACCCAACCACCCAAGGAGCGCATCATGACCAACGAATCCACCGCCACCGGCTACGCCGGCATCCTGCTGGCCTTCCTCGGGGGCGCCGCCATCGGCGCCGCCGTCGTGGCCCTCACCACCCGCAAGACCGGCCCCGAGCGCCTCGCCGAGCTCAAGACGCTCGCCGAGATGGCCCAGGCCAAGGCCACCGCCCTCGCCCAGGGCGCCAGCGACGCCTGGGACACGACCCGGGAACGCACCGCCCTCGCCAGCAACGACATCAAGCGCGGCTTCTCGGATGCCGCCACCGACCTGCGCGGCTGAACCCGCCCACCTGCCAAGAAAGGCAACCCAATGAATCTCTGGAAGACAGTCCCCTTCGCCACGGCGGTCCTGATCATGCAGGCCCAGACCCCCGTGATCCTCTCCACCCCGGCCCAGCGGCCCGGGGCCGAAACGCCCTCCACCGCCCAGCCCCTCTACCGCATCTCCATCGTCCAGGGCTCGGCCAAGGCCATCAACTACAGCAAACTCAAGGGCTCCACAGAAGTGGAACTCAAGGGCACCGCCCTGGCCCCCATGGCCGAGGGCGAGGCCAAGGTCAAGCACGAGGACGGCGGCCTCCAGGTCACCCTCAAGGTCAAGAACCTGCCCACGGCCTCCGGGTTCGGCGGCGAGTACCTCACCTACGTGCTCTGGGGCATCTCCCCCGAAGGCCGGCCCACCAACCTGGGCGAACTGGTCGTCAAGAAGGGCAAAGCCAAGGTCAAGGCCACGGAACCCATGCAGTCCTTCGGGCTGATCGTGACCGCCGAGCCCTACTTCGCCGTGACCCGGCCCAGCGACGCCGTGATCATGGAGAACGTCATGGGCAAGGAGACCAAGGGCCAGGTCGAGGTCATCGACGCCAAGTACGAGCTGCTCAAGCGCGGCCAGTACGCGTTGAACCTGCAGAACGCCGAACCCGTCCAGATGGACGGCAAGACGCCCTTCGAGGTCTACCAGGCCCGCAACGCCGTGAAGATTGCCAAGGGCGCCGGTGCCAACGCCTTCGCCCCGGAGGCCTACCTCAAGGCCGAGTCCTACCTCAAGCTGGCCGAGACGGACGAGGGCGGCAGGAAGGGCAGGGTCCTTAACGCCCGGGAAGCCGTGCAGCGCGCCGAGGACGCCCGGGCCATCGCGGCCACGCGCCAGGACGAGGAGCGGATCGCCATGGACAAGAGCCTGGCCCAGGGCCGGCTGGATGAGGCCAACCGCGCCACCCAGGTGGCCAACGCCAACGCCGCCACCGCCGCCCTGGATGCGGCCAGCGCCGCGGCCCAGGCCAAGGACGCCTCCAACCGCCAGGCCGAGGCCATGGCGAGCGAGAACGAGGGCCTCCGGACCCGGCTGATGGATCAGCTGAGCGCTGTCCTCAAGACCCGCTCCACTGCCCGCGGGCTCATCGTCAACATGTCGGGGATGCTCTTCCACACCGGCAAGTCGACCCTGGTTCCCGAAGCCCGGGAGAAGCTGGCCAAGGTCGCGGGCATCCTCTCGACCCACAAGGGCCTGCGGATCGAAGTGGACGGCTTCACGGACAGCACGGGCGGCGAGGCCTTCAACCAGAAGCTCTCCGAAGCCCGCGCCCAGACCACCCGCGAGTACCTCGTGAGCCAGGGCGTGGCGCCCGATGCCATCACCTCCAAGGGGTACGGCGAGGCGGACCCCATCGCCCCCAACACCACGGATACCGGCCGCAAGGAGAACCGGCGCGTGGAGCTGGTGGTCACCGGGGCTGGCATGGCGGAAGCCAAGTCCTAACCTTCCACTACACCGATGCGGGGCGCCGGGTCCTTCGGGACGCGGCGCCCTTCATCTTTCGCGAGGAGTCGACCATGAAAGTGGGTGTGGTGGGAACCGGATCGGTGGGCAGCTGCGCGGCCTACGCGATGATCATGAGCGGAGTCGCGAGCGAGCTGGTGCTCATCGACCCGGACGAGGCCCTGGCGCGGGCCCAGGCGGAGGACCTGGCCGACGCGACCCCCTTCGCCAGCCCCGTGCGAATCGCGGCGGCGGGGTATGCCCAGCTCGAGGGGGCGCGGGCCGTCGCCCTCTGCTGCGGGGTCCGCCAGCGCCCCGGCGAGTCCCGCACGGAGCTCCTCACCCGCAACGCGGTCATCTTCGGGCTGGTCGTGCCCCAGATCATGGAGCGGGCCCCCGGCGCCCTCCTGCTGGTGGTCTCCAACCCCGTGGACGCGCTCACCGACCTGGTCTGGAAGGCCTCCGGGAAGGCCGCGGGCAGGGTCCTTGGGACGGGGACCGTGCTGGACACCGCCCGGTTCCGCTGCAGCCTCGGCCGGCATCTCGGGGTCGCGCCCGGGTCGGTCCACGGATACGTCCTGGGCGAGCACGGGGATTCGGAAGTGCTGGCCTGGTCCTCGGTGGCGGTCGGGGGGATTCCCCTGGAGGCGTTCGCCGACCAGGTGGGCCGCCCCCTGACGCCCGAGGCCAGGACCCGCATCGACGGCGAGGTCCGCCACGCCGCGGCCCGCATCATCGACGGCAAGGGTTGCACGAGCTACGGCATCGGTGGCGCCATCACCCAGATCCTGCGGGCCGTGAGGGACGACGAGCGCACCCTGCTCACCGTGTCCGCCCCCCAGGGCGGAAGCTGCTATTCGCTGCCAAGGATCGTGGGCGCGGCCGGGATCGAACGGACGCTGATCCCTTCTCTTTCCATGGATGAACGGAAGGCCCTGGACGCCAGCGCGGTGCTCATTGCCGAAGCCATCGGGAGCATGGGGCAGCCCAGGGATCCCTGAATTCCGATCGTCGGGTGCCGAAGTTCGCCGAATGCGGATTGAATGAATTCCGGGGAGGAGGCCGGTAGGTATTGGGGGTTCATCAGGGCCTGGAGGCGGCCCCGCCCATCCCGGTGCTCCCGTTTGGTGCCATACTTTGGGATTCCTTCTGCCCCAGCCTTCGCTCCGCCTGGTCCGGCCAGGCGCTGTCCATTGGACCCGCATCCGAGGACTGCCATGATTCCTGACGCCACCACCGACCTGTCCTTCCGCCCCCCGGCGTTCCTGGGCGCCGCGATCGTGGCGCTCATGCTGTCGTGCGGCGGCGGTGGCGGTTCCTCCGCGCCAAACCCCGTCTTTCCGAGTGTTCCCGCCCCCTCGAACGTGACGGTGGCCTATTCCCCCTCGAACTACCAGGTGACGGTGTCCTGGACGCCCCCGGCCGCCACGGTGGACGGCTACGACCTGGAGGGGTGCCTCCAGGGCCAGGCCTTCACGAAGCTCAACACCACCCTCATTCCCGCCGCCTACACGTCGGCCCTCCTCACGACCTCGACCGTTCCCCGGGAACTCGACACCTTCACCTTCCGGATGCGGTCCTTTGCGGGCACGACGTACGGCGGCTACTCGAACACGGCCTCCTTCACGACACCCCTGAATCCCCTGTCGTACGTCTTCGCGACGGCCTCGCCCGACAAGCTGGAGATCGCGGTCACCCTGGGCCAGTCCTCCTACATGGCCACCGGCATCATCCTGGAACGCGCCACGGTGGACGCCAATGGCGAAGCCATCGGCGCCTGGACCCGCCTCGCCGAGCTTCCCGCCGCCAGCGGCACCTGGACCGACACCCAGGTGCAGGAGTCCGTGAACTACCGCTACCGTGGGACCAACACCTGCGGCGTTGTGTCCAGTGAGCCCCAGCTGAGCTGGATCCAGTCCGTGGGGCCCTTCGCTCCCACGGGGCTTGCCTGCGTCCCGGAACTGGGCGCCCTCAACCTCACCTGGACGAACCACAGCACCACCGCCACCGCCATCCAGATCACGCGCAGCCCCGTCGCGGCGGCAGGCACCGACGTGCTGGCCACCCTGGCCCCGACGGCCACCGCGTACCGCGACGGGAACCTGCGCCCGGGGCACTATACGTACAGCATCCGGGTCTCCCAAGGCTCCCGGATCACCCTGGGCGGCTCCGTGGGCGGCTACCCCCTGGACCCGCCGGGCGCGCCGGTGCTCCAGAGCACGCCCCTGACGACCGTGCCCGACCTCGCCAATGCGGCCGTCCTGACGCCCTCGGGAACCTGGATCGCCGGCCAGTCCGGGTACGGTTTCTTCTCCGTCTTCCCGCCGCCCGGGGCAGCCTGGAATCCCTGGACGATCACCTCTGCGGCGCTCGTGGGCAACGGCTTCCTGGCCGCGGACGTCCAGGGGATTCCCCACATGGTCCATGGCTCCTCGAAGACCGCAGCGGCCCTCCCGGCCGCCCTCGTCCACGCCTGGTTCGACGGCCAGGGATGGTCCTCGGAAAAGATCACCGCGTACGACGGTTCCGGGTTCGGCTACTTCCCCCTCATCTGCATCGATCCCGCAGGCACTCCGAAGGTCGTGGCCTCGGGGGGGACCGGTTCCATGAACTGGGCGAGCCTCCGCTACTTTACCCGGGAGGGTGGGACCTGGACCTCCGAGTCCATCGGCGCCAGCCTGGCGGGGGTCAGCGGCTGGGACGCCCCCATGTTCGGCCTCGACCCCGCCGGCCGGCCCCACGTCATGCTCCCCCAATACGACAGCCTCCTGGAAATGGTCCGGTCGAATGATGGAACATGGACCTCCCTGGCCGTCACGGATGCGAACTTCACTTCCAACCTCAGCTCAGGCAAATGCCTCTGGCTGGATCCGGACAACGCCTGGTTCATCTTTGAAAGCGTGACGTACGGCGCGCCGGGCTACCTCCAGCTCCGGGCCAAAGCCAAGGTGGCCGGCGTCTGGCAGCCCTCCGTCCTGGTCGACGCCTTCGACAGTTTCGAAACGTTCGACGCGGCCATCACTCCGGACGGATCCCGCCTCGCCATCGCGGCCACCTCCGAGCGCGGTCCCCTGGTGTACGTGAGGACCCCCCAGGGCTGGACCGGGGGATCCCTGCCTTCCACCGCAGCCTACCGTTCCCTCCTGCGCACGGGCTTCGATTCCGGCGGCCGCCTGCACATCCTCCTCCAGAGCTCGCCGGCCGTGGACTGGCATGAGCAGACGCCCTGAGGGGCTGCCCCATCCCATGGAAGGCCCCCGCTCCCGGCCGGCACTGCCGGGCCAGGCTCTATTTCTTCTCCCGGGTGAGGTAGATGAAACCCAGGCCGCCCAGGGTCATGAGCAGGAACATCGCCTGCAGGAGGACCGATCGGGTCACCACGAAACCTGCCAACAGGAGGAGCGGCATCTAGCCGACGCGACGTCCGGAGATGACGCGGATGAGGATGACGATGACCGCCACCACGAGGAGCAGGTGGATGAATCCGCCCAGGGCGATGGAACTGACCAGGCCCAGGGCCCAGAGCACGATGAGAACGACTGCGAGGGTCCAGAGCATGGGGTTTCCTTTTCCTTGGGAGGGGTGGAACGGCCTCCTCGCGTCGTGGAGAGGGCAATTGCCGGTCCAGTTAGGTAAGAGGCTCATCTGTAACGGCTTGAGCGGTTCCGGAGAAACGGGAGCGGGCGCGTGTCCAAGCGGGTCTTCTCAGGCGCAGACGTGGCCGATGTCCGAGAACGGGAGGCCCGGGAAGAGCGGGGCGCCGTGCTTGTTGAGCCAGCGTTCGGCCAGCGCGAGGCTGGCCAGGAAGGTCCGCCCGTCGAAGGGGCTGTCGAGGAGGTCGTCGACCCCAATTCCGTCGGCCTCCTGGCCGGGCTCGGCCAGGACGAGGGTGTAGATGTAATGGTCCCGCTGCCGGGCCTTGATCTCGTGGCAGAACTCCAGCCCATCCCAGTCCGCTTCCCGGCCGTGGATGATCACCATCGGGAAGGCGCCCAAATCCAGGATGGTCAGCGCGTGGGCGGGGGAGTCGGCCCGGGTGACGAGGTGGCCCGCCAGGGCGAGCAGGGACTGTACCGCGGATCCTTTCAGAGCCTGGTTTTCGGCCAACAGGATATGCATG from Geothrix sp. 21YS21S-2 includes these protein-coding regions:
- a CDS encoding Ig-like domain-containing protein, translating into MSKSNPYFLPLAGATALLLILVALGCGSGNRDAILGGPGVAAMLPMVTAMAPASGSTGVPANLRMITLQFNQPIGPFTGGATFTVAAPGLNPAGTVALDATGRLATFTLAAAASFAPNATYTATVAGVRSAATGLAMPSPWSGTFDTGPYLSVTLPRVASTLPASSAPAGTVSVNAAFTQDMDPATLPAAAFTVTAAGAATAGLVSYSVATRTVTFAPSAPLLPATTYTATVSAASTNLAGLHLAGNTAALPASSDYVWSFTTASAFDAVAPTLILEFPADRAGSVALGTAVTAQFSEAMDVSGLLMTLQPAGGAPLPGSLDYDAPTRTAAFTPSVNLLPGTTYTASVAGARDLSGNALAAGTLPDPWSFTTGTALTAPAGVALGAAGSFGIMATSAIASTGATTINGDVSLDPGTSITGFPPGTINGTLHVDDAVAAQARAGLLAAFTSARALPPGTTVAAGADLGAAYPLGIPPGTYTTGSTLLVSTPLTLDGGGNVNAVWIFQIGSSMTSGASMILANGARAANIFWVPALDATVGVNTVFYGTILAGRNVTGATGATVHGRILAGAATAGTIALDANTINVPTR
- a CDS encoding OmpA family protein, which codes for MKSQCLGLLALALAGGSFAAAQDPGWYLGANVGQARSRIDNGQITSSLLGAGFTTTGFREHERDLGYKVFAGYAFNRYFALEGGYFNLGKFDFRADTLPPGTLDGRLKAQGASLDGVVSLPFTDKFSAFGRLGVNYASVKDSFDGTGAVAITRPRLGKDRANYTFGGGLQYDFTRSVSLRAELERYRISDPVGTKGDLDLASLGLLVRFGRHAAVPAPAYVPPRAEVPAAVPAPAPPPPPPVRTQVYCSLLDLQFDIDSDDILREDKEKLAVVGRFMTTYPATTAVIEGHTDNVGTSEHNLKLSKGRADAVVAYLVDSLHIAPARLTAVGLGEANPLASNDTEEGKRQNRRIDAVIVCATDIEGLTVVPARITMAMVMEFDEDRAEVRPEYDSELLKVATFLKANPRVTATVEGHTANLKGDSARMAELSKLRALNVVDRLSTQFGIARDRLTAEGFSDERRYAYNSTFAGQQENRRVNIIFNYPK
- a CDS encoding lmo0937 family membrane protein, producing the protein MLWTLAVVLIVLWALGLVSSIALGGFIHLLLVVAVIVILIRVISGRRVG
- a CDS encoding OmpA family protein; translation: MNLWKTVPFATAVLIMQAQTPVILSTPAQRPGAETPSTAQPLYRISIVQGSAKAINYSKLKGSTEVELKGTALAPMAEGEAKVKHEDGGLQVTLKVKNLPTASGFGGEYLTYVLWGISPEGRPTNLGELVVKKGKAKVKATEPMQSFGLIVTAEPYFAVTRPSDAVIMENVMGKETKGQVEVIDAKYELLKRGQYALNLQNAEPVQMDGKTPFEVYQARNAVKIAKGAGANAFAPEAYLKAESYLKLAETDEGGRKGRVLNAREAVQRAEDARAIAATRQDEERIAMDKSLAQGRLDEANRATQVANANAATAALDAASAAAQAKDASNRQAEAMASENEGLRTRLMDQLSAVLKTRSTARGLIVNMSGMLFHTGKSTLVPEAREKLAKVAGILSTHKGLRIEVDGFTDSTGGEAFNQKLSEARAQTTREYLVSQGVAPDAITSKGYGEADPIAPNTTDTGRKENRRVELVVTGAGMAEAKS